GAAAACTGAAAAATACTTGCCTTAAAAGGCAAGTTATCCATCTGGCTTGTCAATGTTCGGCGCCCACTCTTTGAATAAAAGCGGCGCTTTGCGGTTAACAAAAAGGCTCGGTATTTACCGAGCCCTATAGAATAATCTGCTCGGTTTCGCCATTTGCTCGGTATGCGCCAGGCGACCAAATACGGCGGTATACGTCTTAGCTTGCTCCCAAATTGTTAACAAAAGACAATATAATACAAAATATGCAAATTGTCAATGGCGAAGCTAACTAACATCTAGTAATCCGGCCGGTGTTATCCTGTAGTTATATGCACGACGAAGAGGATCCGAACCAACCGACGTTTCACGCTGGGTTTCCCAACGCTGCGGCCGACGCCGTGGACGTGCCGCTGGATCTAAATAAACTAGTGGTGCGGCATCCGACCAGTACATTCTATATGCGGGCTGGGAGCGATTCCTGGCAAGGATTAGGCGTTAATCAAGATGACATTCTAGTTATTGATCGATCACTGAAGCCAAAGCCCAACAACTTAGTGATAGCCTCAGATGGAGAAGGTTTCAGTTTGGTAGTTATTCCTATTCGCGCTAAGGGGCAGGTGGAAGAGCTTGAGGTTTGGGGAGTGGTGACGTATGTAATCCATCGCAAGTCGTAGCAATTATCAGATTTCATATGACATATGCTAAAGATTTTTCAGGAATCATTTATTAGCAAAAAGCATATGTTTTCAATCTTTTATCTACCGGTTTAAACTGGCTTTATGAAAACCGTTGTAAACCAA
This genomic stretch from Candidatus Saccharimonadales bacterium harbors:
- a CDS encoding S24 family peptidase — protein: MHDEEDPNQPTFHAGFPNAAADAVDVPLDLNKLVVRHPTSTFYMRAGSDSWQGLGVNQDDILVIDRSLKPKPNNLVIASDGEGFSLVVIPIRAKGQVEELEVWGVVTYVIHRKS